Proteins from a single region of Streptomyces spectabilis:
- the pssA gene encoding CDP-diacylglycerol--serine O-phosphatidyltransferase, producing MTVTDPEAQTGGWVPEAVDAVDDADEDMPLSLRLSIADTLTLGNATCGFMAVYFTTTGILIPHLTGSDESGMARHSAATAVILMLCAAVFDLFDGLVARKLRSSPMGAELDNLSDLISFGLAPAYFVLVYGMVADDAHQRVAAVGAIVVLLAVVLRLARFSCVTLRDGVFQGMPSPFGALTVVSIVLLELPFVATLLAIIGTAWLMVSRVEYPKPRGPLAVAMLAWIVSAMGLLAAWAFDAPGGQLLLQTGCALQLVLGAVIPLFATARRVNNFRDNRREARAAQLP from the coding sequence TTGACCGTGACTGATCCCGAGGCGCAGACGGGCGGCTGGGTGCCGGAGGCGGTCGACGCCGTGGACGACGCCGACGAGGACATGCCCCTGTCGCTGCGTCTGTCGATAGCGGACACCCTCACGCTCGGTAACGCCACGTGCGGGTTCATGGCGGTGTACTTCACGACCACCGGCATCCTCATCCCGCACCTCACGGGCAGTGACGAGTCGGGCATGGCCCGGCACAGCGCGGCCACGGCCGTGATCCTCATGCTCTGCGCGGCGGTCTTCGACCTGTTCGACGGCCTCGTGGCGCGCAAGCTGCGGTCCTCGCCGATGGGCGCGGAGCTGGACAACCTCTCGGACCTGATCAGCTTCGGGCTCGCGCCCGCGTACTTCGTGCTCGTGTACGGGATGGTCGCCGACGACGCGCATCAGCGGGTCGCGGCGGTGGGCGCGATCGTGGTCCTCCTGGCGGTGGTGCTACGGCTCGCGAGATTCTCGTGCGTGACACTGCGTGACGGGGTGTTCCAGGGGATGCCGTCGCCCTTCGGGGCCCTGACGGTCGTCTCGATCGTGCTCCTTGAGCTGCCCTTCGTGGCCACGCTCCTCGCGATCATCGGTACGGCGTGGCTGATGGTCAGCCGCGTCGAGTACCCGAAGCCCCGCGGGCCCCTCGCGGTGGCCATGCTGGCGTGGATCGTCTCGGCGATGGGGCTGCTCGCGGCCTGGGCCTTCGACGCGCCGGGCGGGCAGCTGCTGCTCCAGACGGGCTGCGCGCTGCAGCTGGTGCTCGGGGCCGTGATCCCGCTCTTCGCCACGGCCCGCCGGGTGAACAACTTCCGGGACAACCGCCGCGAGGCACGGGCGGCACAGCTGCCGTAG
- a CDS encoding NUDIX domain-containing protein, translating into MTTLDYAAYIAGLPRVLAGAAAVIRDPAGRVLLVEPNYREKWALPGGGVESADGETPRQGARRETAEEVGLDIEPGGLLVVDWVPGTDERPPLVAFLYDGGVLPDERFAAIRIQEEELLSWRLVAPADLDAYLSEPLARRLRAALDVLAAGGGAVELEDGRPAR; encoded by the coding sequence GTGACGACTCTCGATTACGCCGCCTACATCGCGGGTCTCCCGCGCGTCCTCGCCGGAGCCGCCGCCGTGATCCGGGACCCGGCGGGCCGCGTCCTGCTCGTCGAGCCCAACTACCGCGAGAAATGGGCGCTTCCCGGCGGCGGGGTCGAGTCGGCCGACGGCGAGACGCCCCGGCAGGGCGCGCGTCGCGAGACCGCCGAGGAGGTCGGCCTGGACATCGAGCCCGGCGGCCTCCTCGTGGTCGACTGGGTGCCGGGCACGGACGAGCGGCCGCCGCTGGTGGCGTTCCTGTACGACGGCGGGGTGCTCCCCGACGAGCGGTTCGCGGCCATCCGGATCCAGGAGGAGGAGCTGCTCTCCTGGCGCCTGGTGGCCCCCGCGGACCTGGACGCGTACCTCTCGGAACCGCTGGCGCGCCGCCTTCGGGCCGCGCTCGACGTGCTGGCGGCGGGCGGCGGCGCGGTGGAGCTGGAGGACGGGCGTCCGGCCCGCTGA
- a CDS encoding BCCT family transporter, with translation MSTEMIDQPLPDDAPGGPSEPPPPPGSAPDGSPDFTVVGIGALVVLGVVAWAAIGKRSFESTTGSALSWVLDNFAWLFVIAADVFLILCVLLAVGRFGRIRLGADDSEPEFTNLAWIAMMFSAGMGIGLMFYGVGEPLTHYLDPPPASGAEPRTGGAARVAFEYSFFHWTLTPWAIYGIAGLALAYAGFRKGRGNRLSSVFVPLIGEARAAGWPGRVIDLLAVFATVFGTATSLGVGALQVATGLHLTAGVADTTTLQLIIIASLGAAFVLSAFSGVHRGVKWLSTLNLALAALLMLFVFVLGPTVFILDAIPASVGGFLHELLPMATRTGAFTDSTWLGAWTIFYWAWWLSWAPFVGTFIARISHGRTIREFLIGVLLVPSGATVVWFCVMGGTGIRLDLTGAVDMAAKAKEGAEASLFAMLDGLPLTTVTSWVAMVLVMTYFITSADSASLVMGSLSSRGSLHPPTWLVVTWGALMSAVAAVLLVAGGLKSLQSATILVALPFVVVMLALCWALLKELRVDPGAGPARHTALHGLRDAVRAMVGDAMTSQSADRHPRLRRIARSRGRADD, from the coding sequence ATGAGCACGGAAATGATCGATCAACCGCTGCCCGACGACGCCCCCGGCGGCCCGTCGGAACCGCCCCCTCCGCCCGGCTCCGCCCCCGACGGCTCCCCCGACTTCACCGTCGTGGGCATCGGCGCCCTCGTCGTCCTCGGCGTCGTCGCCTGGGCGGCCATCGGCAAGAGGTCCTTCGAGAGCACGACCGGCTCCGCCCTCTCCTGGGTCCTGGACAACTTCGCCTGGCTCTTCGTGATCGCCGCCGATGTCTTCCTGATCCTGTGCGTCCTGCTCGCGGTCGGCCGCTTCGGCCGGATCCGGCTCGGTGCCGACGACTCCGAGCCGGAGTTCACCAACCTCGCCTGGATCGCGATGATGTTCAGCGCGGGCATGGGCATCGGCCTGATGTTCTACGGCGTCGGGGAACCGCTCACGCACTACCTCGACCCGCCGCCCGCCTCCGGCGCCGAGCCCCGCACCGGGGGCGCCGCCCGCGTCGCGTTCGAGTACTCCTTCTTCCACTGGACCCTGACGCCGTGGGCGATCTACGGCATCGCGGGCCTCGCCCTCGCGTACGCGGGCTTCCGCAAGGGCCGCGGCAACCGGCTCAGCTCGGTCTTCGTCCCGCTGATCGGCGAGGCGCGGGCGGCCGGGTGGCCCGGCCGGGTCATCGATCTGCTCGCCGTCTTCGCGACCGTCTTCGGCACCGCCACGAGCCTCGGCGTCGGCGCGCTCCAGGTCGCCACCGGGCTGCACCTCACCGCGGGCGTGGCGGACACCACCACCCTCCAGCTGATCATCATCGCCTCGCTCGGCGCGGCCTTCGTGCTCTCCGCCTTCTCCGGGGTGCACCGCGGTGTGAAGTGGCTGAGCACCCTCAACCTCGCGCTCGCCGCCCTCCTGATGCTGTTCGTCTTCGTGCTCGGCCCGACCGTGTTCATCCTGGACGCGATCCCGGCGAGCGTCGGCGGCTTCCTGCACGAGCTGCTGCCGATGGCCACGCGCACCGGCGCCTTCACCGACAGCACCTGGCTCGGCGCGTGGACGATCTTCTACTGGGCGTGGTGGCTGTCCTGGGCGCCGTTCGTCGGCACGTTCATCGCGCGGATCTCCCACGGCCGTACGATCCGGGAGTTCCTCATCGGGGTGCTGCTCGTGCCGAGCGGGGCGACCGTGGTGTGGTTCTGCGTGATGGGCGGCACCGGCATCCGGCTCGATCTGACCGGTGCGGTGGACATGGCGGCCAAGGCCAAGGAGGGCGCGGAGGCGTCCCTGTTCGCCATGCTGGACGGCCTGCCGCTCACCACGGTCACCTCGTGGGTGGCGATGGTCCTCGTCATGACGTACTTCATCACCAGCGCCGACTCCGCCTCGCTCGTGATGGGCTCGCTCAGCAGCCGCGGCTCGCTGCACCCGCCCACCTGGCTCGTCGTCACGTGGGGCGCGCTGATGTCGGCGGTGGCCGCCGTGCTGCTCGTCGCGGGCGGTCTCAAGTCCCTGCAGAGCGCGACCATTCTGGTGGCCCTGCCGTTCGTCGTCGTCATGCTGGCGCTGTGCTGGGCGCTCCTGAAGGAGCTGCGGGTGGACCCGGGGGCGGGGCCCGCGCGGCACACGGCGCTGCACGGGCTGCGGGACGCGGTGCGGGCGATGGTCGGCGACGCCATGACCTCGCAGTCGGCCGACCGGCACCCGCGGCTCCGCCGGATCGCGCGGTCCCGGGGGCGGGCGGACGACTGA
- a CDS encoding methylated-DNA--[protein]-cysteine S-methyltransferase yields MHRTHTVIDSPYGPLTLVATDGTLSGLYMTEQRHRPAEETFGDRDPDGFDAAAEQLTAYFAGELTHFDLPLRLDGTPFQQSVWQQLLKIPYGRTRTYGELADALGKPGASRAVGLANGKNPIGVIVPCHRVIGAGGGLTGYGGGLDRKRRLLEFESGTALF; encoded by the coding sequence ATGCACCGTACGCACACCGTCATCGACAGCCCCTACGGGCCGCTCACCCTCGTCGCCACCGACGGCACCCTCAGCGGCCTGTACATGACCGAGCAGCGCCACCGCCCCGCCGAGGAGACCTTCGGCGACCGCGACCCCGACGGCTTCGACGCGGCGGCCGAGCAGCTCACGGCCTACTTCGCGGGCGAGCTGACCCACTTCGACCTGCCGCTGCGCCTGGACGGCACCCCGTTCCAGCAGTCCGTCTGGCAGCAGCTCCTGAAGATCCCGTACGGGCGGACCCGTACGTACGGGGAGCTGGCCGACGCCCTGGGCAAGCCCGGCGCCTCCCGCGCCGTCGGCCTCGCCAACGGCAAGAACCCCATCGGCGTCATCGTGCCCTGCCACCGCGTCATCGGCGCGGGCGGCGGTCTGACCGGCTACGGCGGCGGCCTCGACCGCAAGCGCCGGCTCCTGGAGTTCGAGAGCGGGACCGCCCTGTTCTGA
- a CDS encoding glycerate kinase gives MLIAADKFKGSLTAVQVARRVTAGLRHVVPDLPVRALPVADGGDGTVDAAVAAGFERREVRVTGPLGNEVTAAYALREGTAVVEMAEASGLQRLPDGVFAPLTATTYGTGELIRAALDAGARDIVFGVGGSATTDGGAGMLAALGGRFLDAAGQPVAPGGGPLRDLESADLSGLDPRLKDTGIVLASDVDNPLTGPKGAPAVYGPQKGASPEDVAALDAALAQFARVLARSAGPQAQEYAQAPGAGAAGGIGYGALVGLGASFRPGIEVMLDVLGFAPALAGAQLVITGEGSLDEQTLHGKAPAGVAAAARAAGIEVIAVCGRLALSPTALGTAGIRRAYALTDIEPDVRRCVAEAGPLLERLAEGIARDCLS, from the coding sequence GTGCTGATCGCCGCGGACAAGTTCAAGGGGTCGCTCACGGCCGTACAGGTCGCCCGGCGCGTGACGGCGGGCCTGCGCCACGTCGTGCCGGACCTGCCGGTGCGGGCGCTGCCGGTGGCGGACGGCGGCGACGGCACGGTCGACGCGGCCGTCGCGGCCGGGTTCGAGCGCAGGGAGGTGCGCGTCACCGGGCCGCTGGGCAACGAGGTCACGGCGGCGTACGCGCTGCGCGAGGGCACGGCCGTGGTGGAGATGGCCGAGGCGTCGGGCCTGCAGCGACTGCCCGACGGCGTGTTCGCGCCCCTCACCGCCACGACGTACGGCACGGGCGAGCTGATCCGCGCCGCCCTCGACGCGGGCGCGCGCGACATCGTCTTCGGGGTCGGCGGCAGCGCGACCACGGACGGGGGCGCGGGGATGCTGGCCGCGCTCGGCGGGCGGTTCCTGGACGCGGCCGGGCAGCCGGTCGCCCCCGGCGGCGGGCCACTGCGCGACCTGGAGTCCGCCGATCTGTCCGGGCTTGACCCGCGCCTGAAGGACACCGGGATCGTGCTCGCCAGCGACGTCGACAACCCGCTGACCGGCCCCAAGGGCGCCCCCGCGGTGTACGGCCCGCAGAAGGGCGCGTCACCCGAGGACGTGGCGGCCCTCGACGCCGCGCTCGCGCAGTTCGCGCGGGTGCTCGCCCGGTCCGCCGGACCGCAGGCCCAGGAGTACGCCCAGGCGCCCGGCGCGGGCGCCGCGGGCGGCATCGGCTACGGCGCCCTCGTGGGGCTCGGCGCGTCCTTCCGGCCCGGCATCGAGGTCATGCTGGACGTCCTCGGCTTCGCACCCGCCCTTGCCGGGGCACAGCTCGTCATCACCGGTGAGGGCTCCCTCGACGAGCAGACCCTGCACGGCAAGGCGCCCGCCGGGGTCGCCGCCGCGGCCCGCGCCGCCGGGATCGAGGTCATCGCCGTCTGCGGGCGCCTGGCGCTGTCGCCGACCGCGCTCGGCACGGCGGGCATCCGCCGCGCGTACGCCCTGACGGACATCGAGCCGGACGTCCGGCGCTGCGTGGCCGAGGCGGGCCCGCTCCTGGAACGCCTCGCGGAGGGCATCGCGCGGGACTGTCTGAGCTGA
- a CDS encoding DUF4326 domain-containing protein, with protein MSRTTVVNLKGHREDPDYADVVYVGRAMHRGGWHLEGSPLASPFRPGKDGTRQEVVAMYRDHLLSRPDLLALLPGLRGHRLGCWCVPEPCHAEVIAELADSGAGADGTG; from the coding sequence ATGAGCCGTACGACCGTCGTCAACCTCAAGGGGCACCGGGAGGACCCGGACTACGCCGACGTGGTCTATGTGGGCCGGGCCATGCACCGGGGCGGCTGGCACCTGGAGGGGTCGCCCCTCGCCAGCCCCTTCAGACCCGGCAAGGACGGGACGCGACAGGAGGTGGTGGCGATGTACCGGGACCATCTGCTCAGCCGCCCGGACCTGCTCGCGCTGCTGCCCGGTCTGCGGGGGCACCGCCTGGGCTGCTGGTGTGTGCCGGAGCCGTGTCACGCCGAGGTGATCGCGGAGCTCGCCGACTCCGGGGCGGGCGCGGACGGGACCGGCTGA
- a CDS encoding phosphatidylserine decarboxylase, translating to MPHSQTSAPRDSLAGVRLARGASPWLLPTVATAALSLARSRRSKGAAALAVPTTALAAGMLWFFRDPEREITQGRVISPADGVVQSIMPWKDGRTRVAIFMSPLNVHVNRAPLAGTVTSVEHIPGGFVPAFNKESENNERVVWHFDTELGDIEMIQIAGAVARRIVPYVPQGTKVEQGERIGLIRFGSRVDIYLPEGVEVDVEVGQKTVAGVTRIDRD from the coding sequence ATGCCCCACAGCCAAACCTCTGCACCTCGCGACAGCCTGGCTGGCGTACGCCTCGCGCGCGGAGCATCGCCGTGGCTCCTGCCGACCGTCGCCACCGCGGCCCTCAGCCTGGCCCGGTCCCGCCGGTCCAAGGGCGCCGCGGCCCTCGCCGTACCGACCACCGCACTCGCCGCGGGCATGCTGTGGTTCTTCCGCGACCCCGAGCGCGAGATCACCCAGGGCAGGGTGATCTCCCCGGCCGACGGCGTCGTGCAGAGCATCATGCCGTGGAAGGACGGGCGCACCCGCGTCGCGATCTTCATGAGCCCGCTGAACGTCCACGTCAACCGCGCGCCGCTGGCCGGCACGGTGACGTCGGTCGAGCACATCCCGGGCGGGTTCGTCCCGGCGTTCAACAAGGAGAGCGAGAACAACGAGCGCGTTGTCTGGCACTTCGACACCGAGCTCGGCGACATCGAGATGATCCAGATCGCGGGCGCGGTGGCCCGGCGCATCGTGCCGTACGTGCCGCAGGGCACGAAGGTGGAGCAGGGCGAGCGGATCGGGCTGATCCGCTTCGGCTCGCGCGTCGACATCTACCTGCCCGAGGGCGTCGAGGTGGACGTCGAGGTCGGTCAGAAGACCGTGGCTGGGGTGACTCGCATTGACCGTGACTGA
- a CDS encoding phytoene desaturase family protein, with amino-acid sequence MPSMLDAVVVGAGPNGLTAAVELARRGFSVAVFEAEGTIGGGARTEELTLPGFRHDPCSAAHPLGINSPAFRALPLERYGLEWLHAPLPMAHPFPDGSAAVLARSVSETAASFGPRDAGTYRRLIAPFLPHWDALVRDFMALPLTALPRDPVLLARFGLRGLPPSTWLLRRFKDEKARALFAGLVAHVIAPLGGFATTAVGMVFALAAHARGWPVARGGSQAISDALAAYLKDLGGTVHTDYEVKRLDDLPPARAYVFDTSPTALARIAGLGRYYDGYRYGAGVFKVDYALDGPVPWTAEAPRRAGTVQIGATSGEIGTALRAASREDRAPDTPFLITVQPGVADPTRAPEGKQVFWAYGHVPNGWRGDLTDAVERQLERFAPGFRDRVLARATAGPPELATRNANYVGGDIACGAASGLQLLLRPRLTAFPYRTRHPAVFLCSSATPPGPGVHGMSGHNAAKAVWKRLKEDATR; translated from the coding sequence GTGCCGTCGATGCTCGATGCCGTCGTCGTGGGAGCGGGTCCGAACGGTCTGACCGCCGCCGTTGAGCTGGCCCGCCGCGGCTTCTCGGTGGCCGTCTTCGAGGCCGAGGGCACCATCGGCGGCGGCGCCCGCACCGAGGAGCTCACGCTGCCCGGCTTCCGGCACGACCCCTGCTCGGCCGCGCACCCCCTGGGCATCAACTCCCCGGCCTTCCGCGCGCTCCCCCTGGAGCGGTACGGCCTGGAGTGGCTGCACGCCCCGCTGCCCATGGCCCACCCCTTCCCCGACGGCAGCGCCGCCGTGCTCGCGCGCTCCGTCTCCGAGACGGCCGCCTCCTTCGGCCCCCGCGACGCGGGCACGTACCGGCGCCTGATCGCGCCCTTCCTGCCCCACTGGGACGCGCTGGTACGGGACTTCATGGCCCTGCCCCTGACCGCCCTGCCGCGCGACCCCGTACTGCTCGCCCGCTTCGGGCTCCGAGGCCTTCCGCCCTCGACGTGGCTGCTCCGGCGGTTCAAGGACGAGAAGGCGCGCGCCCTGTTCGCCGGGCTCGTCGCCCACGTCATCGCGCCCCTCGGCGGCTTCGCGACGACCGCCGTCGGCATGGTCTTCGCCCTCGCCGCCCACGCGCGCGGCTGGCCCGTCGCCCGCGGCGGCTCCCAGGCCATCTCCGACGCGCTCGCCGCCTATCTGAAGGACCTCGGCGGCACCGTCCACACCGACTACGAGGTCAAGCGCCTGGACGACCTGCCGCCCGCGCGCGCGTACGTCTTCGACACCTCGCCCACCGCACTCGCCCGCATCGCCGGACTCGGCCGCTACTACGACGGATACCGGTACGGCGCCGGTGTCTTCAAGGTCGACTACGCCCTCGACGGCCCCGTGCCCTGGACCGCGGAGGCCCCCCGCCGGGCGGGCACCGTGCAGATCGGGGCCACCAGCGGGGAGATCGGCACCGCGCTGCGGGCCGCCTCCCGCGAGGACCGGGCCCCGGACACGCCCTTCCTCATCACCGTCCAGCCCGGCGTCGCCGATCCCACCCGCGCCCCCGAGGGCAAGCAGGTCTTCTGGGCGTACGGCCATGTGCCGAACGGCTGGCGGGGCGACCTGACGGACGCCGTCGAGCGGCAACTGGAGCGCTTCGCGCCCGGCTTCCGCGACCGCGTCCTCGCCCGCGCCACCGCCGGCCCGCCCGAACTCGCCACGCGCAACGCCAACTACGTGGGCGGCGACATCGCCTGCGGCGCCGCCAGCGGCCTGCAACTGCTCCTCAGGCCCCGGCTCACCGCGTTCCCGTACCGCACCCGGCACCCGGCCGTGTTCCTCTGCTCGTCCGCGACACCACCGGGCCCGGGAGTGCACGGCATGTCCGGGCACAACGCCGCCAAGGCCGTCTGGAAGCGCCTCAAGGAGGACGCGACCCGATGA
- a CDS encoding O-acetyl-ADP-ribose deacetylase, whose product MTARVTLVRGDLTEQHADALVNAANSSLLGGGGVDGALHRRGGPEILADCRRLRAGPYGKGLPTGQAVATTAGKLAAAHVIHTVGPVWSATDDRSALLASCYRESLRTAAALGARTVAFPAISTGAYRWPMADAARIAVRAVRDALAADPGTVREVRFVLFDETAYRAFEDALAAEG is encoded by the coding sequence ATGACCGCCCGCGTCACGCTCGTCCGGGGCGACCTCACCGAGCAGCACGCCGACGCCCTCGTGAACGCGGCGAACTCCTCGCTGCTCGGCGGGGGCGGCGTCGACGGCGCCCTCCACCGCCGCGGCGGCCCCGAGATCCTCGCCGACTGCCGCCGTCTGCGCGCCGGCCCCTACGGCAAGGGCCTGCCGACCGGCCAGGCCGTGGCCACGACGGCCGGGAAGCTGGCCGCCGCGCACGTCATCCACACCGTCGGACCCGTCTGGTCCGCGACCGACGACCGCTCCGCGCTGCTCGCCTCCTGCTACCGCGAGTCCCTGCGGACCGCCGCCGCACTCGGTGCCCGTACGGTCGCCTTCCCGGCGATCTCCACGGGCGCCTACCGCTGGCCGATGGCGGACGCCGCCCGGATCGCGGTCCGCGCGGTGCGGGACGCGCTGGCGGCGGACCCGGGGACGGTGCGCGAGGTGCGCTTCGTCCTCTTCGACGAGACGGCGTACCGGGCCTTCGAGGACGCCCTGGCCGCCGAAGGCTGA
- a CDS encoding PaaI family thioesterase, protein MTGQPARPDPHGPRVRTHTWEPPVPWAEAGDVSGPELLRKILAGELPEPPLGSTLDYHLVGYGEGTAVFEIDPGEHLLNPMGTVHGGVLAALLDSALGCAVATLLPPGRAYTTTQLSVNFVRPVFADSPRLRCDATALHVGRTTATAEARVTSSADGKLHAHATTTCAVFAAPRPEGAAP, encoded by the coding sequence ATGACAGGGCAGCCAGCGCGGCCGGACCCGCACGGGCCGCGCGTCCGCACGCACACCTGGGAACCACCGGTCCCCTGGGCCGAGGCGGGGGACGTGAGCGGTCCGGAACTGCTGCGGAAGATCCTCGCCGGGGAGCTTCCGGAGCCGCCCCTGGGCTCGACCCTCGACTACCACCTGGTCGGCTACGGCGAGGGCACGGCGGTGTTCGAGATCGACCCGGGCGAGCACCTCCTGAACCCCATGGGGACGGTGCACGGGGGCGTCCTGGCCGCGCTGCTCGACTCCGCCCTCGGCTGCGCCGTCGCGACCCTGCTGCCCCCGGGCCGGGCCTACACCACGACACAGCTCAGCGTGAACTTCGTCCGCCCGGTGTTCGCGGACTCACCGCGCCTGCGCTGCGACGCGACCGCCCTGCACGTCGGCAGGACGACGGCCACGGCCGAGGCCCGCGTCACCAGCTCCGCCGACGGCAAGCTGCACGCCCACGCCACGACGACCTGCGCGGTCTTCGCGGCGCCGCGTCCGGAGGGGGCCGCGCCATGA
- a CDS encoding AlkA N-terminal domain-containing protein, whose translation MHGDFDRCVRAVQSKDDRFDGWFFTAVLTTRIYCRPSCPVVPPKPQNMTFYPSAAACQQAGFRACKRCRPDSSPGSPEWNQRADLVARAMRLIGDGVVDRDGVPGLAARLGYSTRQVERQLLAELGAGPLALARAQRAQTARLLIETTTLPMAQIAFAAGFASIRTFNDTVREVFALAPGELRTRAARRGRGQGGQVPAVNGTLSLRLPFRAPLQPDNLFGHLIATAVPGVEEWHEGAYRRTLRLPYGHGVVALTPHPDHIGCRLTLTDPRDLTIAISRCRRMLDLDADPVAVDGQLRADPLLAPLVDKAPGRRVPRTVDEAEFAVRAVLGQQVSTAAARTHAARLVTAHGEPVDDPEGGLTHLFPAPDALAALDPESLALPRSRRATLLTLVRHLADGTLQLGVENDWERARAQLTALPGFGPWTTEVIAMRALGDPDAFLPSDLGIRRAAQGLGLPHTPAALTARAAAWRPWRAYAVQYLWATDDHAINHIPAH comes from the coding sequence ATGCACGGGGACTTCGACCGCTGCGTGCGGGCCGTGCAGTCCAAGGACGACCGGTTCGACGGCTGGTTCTTCACCGCCGTCCTGACCACCCGCATCTACTGTCGGCCCAGCTGCCCCGTGGTGCCGCCCAAGCCCCAGAACATGACGTTCTACCCGAGTGCCGCCGCTTGCCAGCAGGCCGGGTTCCGCGCCTGCAAGCGGTGCCGCCCCGACAGCAGCCCGGGCTCGCCCGAGTGGAACCAGCGCGCCGACCTCGTCGCCCGCGCCATGCGGCTCATCGGCGACGGCGTCGTCGACCGCGACGGCGTGCCCGGACTCGCCGCCCGCCTCGGCTACAGCACCCGCCAGGTCGAGCGCCAGCTGCTCGCCGAGCTCGGCGCGGGACCCCTCGCGCTCGCCCGCGCCCAGCGCGCGCAGACCGCCCGGCTGCTCATCGAGACGACCACGCTGCCCATGGCACAGATCGCCTTCGCCGCGGGCTTCGCGTCCATCCGTACGTTCAACGACACCGTCCGCGAGGTGTTCGCGCTCGCCCCGGGCGAGCTGCGGACCCGCGCCGCCCGCCGGGGTCGCGGCCAGGGCGGGCAGGTGCCCGCCGTCAACGGCACGCTCTCGCTGCGGCTGCCGTTCCGGGCCCCGCTCCAGCCCGACAACCTCTTCGGCCATCTGATCGCCACCGCCGTGCCCGGCGTCGAGGAGTGGCACGAGGGCGCCTACCGCCGCACCCTGCGCCTGCCGTACGGACACGGCGTCGTGGCGCTCACCCCGCACCCCGACCACATCGGCTGCCGCCTCACCCTCACCGACCCGCGCGACCTGACCATCGCCATCAGCCGCTGCCGCAGGATGCTCGACCTGGACGCCGACCCGGTCGCCGTGGACGGCCAGCTGCGCGCCGACCCGCTGCTCGCGCCCCTCGTCGACAAGGCGCCGGGGCGGCGTGTGCCGCGCACCGTGGACGAGGCCGAGTTCGCGGTGCGCGCGGTGCTCGGCCAGCAGGTGTCCACGGCCGCGGCCCGCACCCACGCCGCGCGTCTGGTCACCGCGCACGGCGAGCCGGTCGACGACCCGGAGGGCGGGCTCACCCATCTGTTCCCCGCACCGGACGCGCTCGCCGCGCTCGACCCCGAGTCCCTCGCGCTGCCCCGCAGCCGCCGTGCCACCCTCCTGACCCTCGTACGCCACCTCGCCGACGGCACGCTCCAGCTCGGCGTCGAGAACGACTGGGAGCGGGCCCGCGCCCAGCTCACCGCGCTGCCGGGCTTCGGCCCCTGGACCACCGAGGTCATCGCGATGCGGGCCCTTGGCGACCCGGACGCCTTCCTGCCGTCCGACCTCGGCATCCGGCGCGCGGCCCAGGGGCTCGGCCTGCCGCACACGCCCGCGGCGCTCACCGCCCGCGCGGCGGCCTGGCGCCCCTGGCGGGCGTACGCCGTCCAGTACCTGTGGGCGACGGACGACCACGCCATCAACCACATCCCCGCGCACTGA
- a CDS encoding inositol monophosphatase family protein, producing MIETQEIKESIDDFLARQAADVERVIREAAAAEITPRFRQLAEDDVVQKSGPHDLVTVADRLAEEFLTRELTALLPGSVVVGEEAVHADPATYDAIAEGAPVWIVDPVDGTRQFVHGDPGFCTLVALALDGVVLASWTYAPALDECAVAVRGRGATLNGTRLSTGTPEPGRPLTVATSHPDFTTDDQKRALLGVFSDGFAPRPCGSAGLEYLAVARGELDAVAFSWELAWDHAAGLLLVEEAGGAHLTREGVPFAITGGNALPFTAARDEATARRVADALVAGA from the coding sequence ATGATCGAAACGCAGGAAATCAAGGAAAGCATCGACGACTTTCTCGCACGTCAGGCCGCCGACGTGGAGCGCGTGATCCGTGAGGCCGCCGCGGCGGAGATCACCCCGCGGTTCCGGCAGCTCGCCGAGGACGACGTCGTCCAGAAGAGCGGCCCGCACGACCTGGTCACCGTCGCCGACCGCCTGGCGGAGGAGTTCCTCACCCGCGAGCTCACGGCGCTCCTGCCCGGCTCGGTCGTCGTCGGCGAGGAGGCGGTGCACGCCGACCCGGCGACGTACGACGCGATAGCCGAGGGTGCCCCGGTGTGGATCGTCGATCCCGTCGACGGGACACGCCAGTTCGTGCACGGGGACCCCGGCTTCTGCACCCTGGTCGCGCTCGCCCTGGACGGCGTGGTCCTCGCCTCCTGGACGTACGCCCCGGCGCTCGACGAGTGCGCGGTGGCCGTCCGCGGCAGGGGCGCGACGCTGAACGGCACGCGGCTGAGCACCGGGACCCCCGAGCCCGGCCGCCCCCTCACCGTCGCCACCTCCCACCCGGACTTCACGACGGACGACCAGAAGCGCGCCCTCCTCGGCGTCTTCTCCGACGGCTTCGCGCCCCGCCCCTGCGGCTCCGCCGGCCTGGAGTACCTGGCGGTGGCGCGCGGCGAGCTCGACGCCGTCGCGTTCAGCTGGGAGCTGGCCTGGGACCACGCGGCCGGCCTGCTCCTGGTCGAGGAGGCGGGCGGGGCCCACCTCACGCGCGAGGGCGTGCCGTTCGCCATCACCGGGGGCAACGCCCTGCCGTTCACGGCCGCCCGGGACGAGGCGACGGCCCGCCGCGTCGCGGACGCGCTGGTGGCCGGGGCCTGA